In Clostridium sp. DL-VIII, the following proteins share a genomic window:
- a CDS encoding DAK2 domain-containing protein yields MEDTKINGHDFYNMVVNASNKLLEQSDFVNALNVFPVPDGDTGTNMSMTFKAAVKEIENIDTESIGEVSKRLAKGALMGARGNSGVILSQILRGFSKGLEGKKEVNAVEFAIGFFEGSKSAYKAVMRPTEGTILSVIRAAAETAVASEKKDVISLMEEITVSAKDMLDKTPELLPALKKAKVVDSGGMGLYIILQGMFEALKDGIKAEIKDITAGASNNTLAEATEEIDIKFGYCTEFIILGDAKHAKAFQDEIEALGDSMIVVGYDDVIKVHIHTNDPGLVLSKAVAIGELSKIKIDNMREEHREILINAKDKEISLLKAQSEEADNEKKKYGFITVAMGDGISNIFKDLGIDCVIEGGQTMNPSTQDILEAVNDINAEHIFIMPNNKNIIMAANQAAEISDKDIFVVPTTTIPQGIACATVFNFDSEVQENFNNLKNAIDEVKTGSVTYAVRDTEIDGINIKKGNMLGLVEGKIKEVGEDKKEVAGKVLDDMIDEESELITVYYGEEVSDEEAKNFENELQEKYDDLDIQFYKGNQPLYYYLISVE; encoded by the coding sequence ATGGAAGATACAAAAATTAACGGCCATGATTTTTATAACATGGTTGTAAATGCTAGCAACAAATTATTAGAACAAAGTGATTTTGTAAATGCACTAAATGTATTTCCAGTTCCTGATGGAGATACCGGAACGAATATGTCTATGACATTTAAGGCAGCGGTCAAAGAAATAGAAAATATAGATACTGAATCAATAGGGGAAGTATCTAAAAGATTAGCTAAAGGTGCGTTAATGGGCGCTAGAGGTAATTCAGGGGTTATATTATCTCAAATACTAAGAGGCTTTTCAAAAGGTTTAGAAGGTAAAAAAGAAGTTAATGCTGTTGAATTTGCTATTGGTTTCTTTGAAGGATCTAAATCTGCATATAAAGCAGTTATGAGACCAACAGAAGGAACTATACTTTCTGTAATCAGAGCGGCAGCAGAAACAGCAGTAGCATCTGAGAAAAAAGATGTGATTAGCCTTATGGAAGAAATAACAGTTAGTGCTAAAGACATGCTAGATAAAACTCCAGAATTATTACCAGCACTTAAAAAAGCAAAAGTAGTTGATTCAGGTGGAATGGGACTGTATATCATACTACAAGGAATGTTTGAGGCTTTAAAGGATGGAATTAAGGCAGAAATAAAAGATATAACAGCAGGTGCATCGAATAATACATTAGCTGAGGCTACAGAAGAAATTGATATTAAGTTTGGATATTGTACTGAGTTTATAATATTAGGTGATGCAAAACACGCAAAAGCTTTTCAAGATGAAATAGAAGCTCTCGGGGATTCTATGATTGTTGTTGGATATGATGATGTTATTAAAGTTCATATACATACAAATGATCCGGGATTAGTTTTATCAAAAGCCGTAGCTATAGGAGAATTATCAAAAATTAAAATTGATAATATGAGAGAAGAGCATAGAGAAATCCTAATTAATGCTAAAGACAAAGAAATAAGTCTTTTGAAGGCTCAATCTGAAGAAGCAGATAATGAAAAGAAGAAATATGGATTTATAACAGTTGCAATGGGAGATGGAATATCAAATATATTTAAGGATCTAGGCATTGACTGTGTAATTGAAGGTGGTCAGACAATGAATCCATCTACTCAAGATATTTTAGAGGCAGTGAATGATATTAATGCTGAACATATTTTCATAATGCCTAATAATAAAAATATTATTATGGCAGCCAATCAAGCAGCAGAAATATCTGATAAGGATATATTCGTAGTACCTACAACAACTATTCCACAAGGAATAGCATGTGCTACTGTTTTTAATTTTGACTCAGAAGTTCAAGAGAATTTTAATAATTTAAAGAACGCAATTGATGAAGTTAAAACAGGTTCAGTAACTTATGCAGTTCGTGATACTGAAATAGATGGAATAAATATTAAAAAAGGAAATATGCTAGGACTTGTAGAAGGCAAGATAAAAGAAGTCGGTGAAGACAAAAAAGAGGTTGCAGGTAAAGTTCTAGATGATATGATAGATGAAGAAAGTGAACTTATTACTGTATATTATGGAGAAGAAGTAAGCGATGAAGAAGCTAAAAACTTTGAAAATGAGCTTCAGGAAAAATATGATGATTTAGATATACAGTTTTATAAAGGAAACCAACCACTTTACTATTATTTAATATCCGTAGAATAA
- the recG gene encoding ATP-dependent DNA helicase RecG, whose amino-acid sequence MDIYSDISALKGVGPKASEKLNRCGIFNILDILLYFPRDYEFVDGNAVFEEITGEDKQILICQVTRFRSDIRTKTGKTLTTIEFKYDNRTVNAKWFNQRYIRNSFKIGEKYNLMGKFKRIGNTLEVVNPTIACEEALSSEIIPKYPLKGDISNKLFEKLINEILAHVEVKENLPQNILDKYYLISLNDAIRSIHFPENKEMLEKAKTRLKFQELFTYSLKLLLLKYKLKKNKNGILFEWAEDLSSFKEKLPFPLTNAQTRVIRDILRDQKSKSSMNRLIQGDVGSGKTIIALIAIFNVIKNGYQCALMAPTEILAAQHFEEAKKVYKDFNIEIELLTGGTSAKEKKRIKERIKTSEPILVIGTHALFQDDVEFGKLGLIVTDEQHRFGVEQRSKLINKGKRADCLVMTATPIPRTLALYLYSDLDVSIIDELPPGRKKIDTRFYMDDKRDIAYDLAYDEIKKGRQVYIVCPLIEEDEKEEIKSVETIYNNLTSGIFENLKVEILHGKMKGIEKDEIIKRFKNNEINVLISTTVIEVGVNVPNASVMIIENAERFGLSQLHQLRGRVGRGEYASYCILIAKAKSNITKKRMQIMTESSDGFLISEKDLELRGAGEMFGKKQSGDEGFILANLYEDIKILRCAKLEASNMLQNEYELNKEIINELSKNLEKSSKYICFN is encoded by the coding sequence TTGGATATATATAGTGATATTTCTGCTTTAAAGGGAGTAGGACCAAAAGCTTCTGAGAAATTAAATAGATGTGGAATTTTTAATATATTAGACATCTTGTTATATTTCCCAAGAGATTATGAATTTGTTGATGGCAATGCTGTATTTGAAGAGATTACAGGAGAAGATAAACAGATTCTAATATGTCAGGTAACAAGATTTAGAAGTGATATAAGGACAAAGACAGGAAAAACATTAACGACAATAGAATTTAAATATGATAATCGCACAGTAAATGCAAAGTGGTTTAATCAAAGGTATATAAGAAATTCTTTTAAGATAGGTGAAAAATATAATTTGATGGGTAAGTTCAAACGAATAGGGAATACTTTAGAAGTTGTAAATCCAACAATTGCGTGTGAAGAGGCACTATCAAGCGAAATTATACCTAAGTATCCATTAAAGGGTGATATAAGCAATAAGCTATTTGAAAAGTTAATAAATGAGATATTAGCACATGTGGAAGTAAAAGAGAACTTGCCACAGAACATATTAGATAAATATTACTTGATTTCGTTGAATGATGCTATAAGAAGCATACATTTCCCGGAAAATAAAGAGATGCTTGAAAAAGCAAAGACAAGACTTAAGTTTCAAGAATTGTTTACATATTCATTAAAGCTATTATTGCTAAAATATAAACTTAAAAAGAATAAAAATGGAATACTTTTTGAATGGGCAGAGGATCTGAGCAGTTTTAAAGAAAAGTTACCATTTCCACTTACGAATGCCCAAACTAGAGTTATAAGAGATATTTTAAGAGATCAAAAATCTAAGTCTTCTATGAATAGATTGATTCAAGGAGATGTTGGAAGTGGTAAAACAATTATAGCATTAATAGCTATCTTTAATGTAATAAAAAATGGCTATCAATGTGCACTTATGGCACCAACAGAAATACTTGCAGCTCAGCATTTTGAAGAAGCTAAGAAAGTTTATAAGGATTTTAACATAGAAATAGAACTGCTTACAGGTGGTACGTCTGCAAAGGAAAAGAAGAGAATTAAAGAAAGAATAAAGACATCTGAACCTATTTTAGTAATTGGAACTCATGCACTTTTTCAAGATGATGTGGAATTTGGAAAGCTTGGACTAATAGTAACAGATGAACAACACAGGTTTGGTGTTGAACAAAGAAGTAAGCTTATAAACAAAGGGAAAAGAGCAGATTGTTTAGTTATGACAGCTACTCCTATTCCAAGAACTTTAGCTTTATACCTTTATTCAGATCTTGATGTATCAATAATCGATGAGTTACCACCAGGCAGGAAGAAAATAGATACTAGATTTTACATGGATGATAAAAGAGACATAGCTTATGACTTAGCCTATGATGAGATTAAAAAAGGAAGACAAGTATATATAGTATGCCCGCTTATTGAAGAAGATGAAAAAGAAGAAATAAAGTCAGTGGAAACAATATATAATAATCTTACAAGTGGAATATTTGAAAATTTAAAAGTTGAAATTCTCCATGGAAAAATGAAGGGGATAGAAAAAGACGAAATAATAAAAAGATTTAAAAATAATGAAATTAATGTTTTAATCTCAACAACTGTAATTGAGGTAGGAGTAAATGTGCCTAATGCGTCTGTTATGATCATAGAAAATGCAGAAAGATTCGGTTTATCTCAGCTGCATCAGCTTAGAGGAAGAGTTGGAAGAGGAGAATACGCTTCTTATTGTATCTTAATAGCAAAGGCTAAAAGCAACATAACTAAAAAAAGAATGCAGATAATGACAGAAAGCAGTGATGGCTTTTTAATATCTGAAAAAGATTTAGAACTTAGAGGTGCAGGTGAGATGTTCGGAAAGAAACAGAGCGGTGATGAAGGCTTCATACTTGCAAATCTTTATGAAGACATAAAGATCTTAAGGTGCGCTAAATTAGAAGCAAGCAATATGTTACAAAATGAATATGAGTTGAATAAAGAAATAATAAATGAATTAAGTAAAAACTTGGAGAAGAGCAGCAAATATATTTGTTTCAATTAA